The following coding sequences lie in one Candidatus Niyogibacteria bacterium genomic window:
- a CDS encoding FtsQ-type POTRA domain-containing protein, translating to MSAEILLNSRKTRRRRAIRRLLFFIFGAGIILSGAIYVFYLPKFRIKDIDVPALKTLSQDEIKEFSKEILSAKIAGLLPADNILLAPIEKIKTGLKSKFLRIKEIEVSRRWPDILKIDILERSTWAVYCQKGEKNGCYLSDNQGLLFASAPEFEGNLLLKLYDERPSAGQFSLGDFILNQKNFTLISEFENELEKAGKHISKIIFKDDQEEFYVGSWKITLDFEINKETAIKNLFLALTEIGGFENKLDYIDLRFGDKIFYKFK from the coding sequence AACGCGGCGCCGCCGCGCGATTCGGCGTTTATTGTTCTTTATTTTCGGCGCGGGAATAATTTTAAGCGGCGCGATTTATGTTTTTTATCTTCCGAAATTCAGGATTAAAGATATTGATGTTCCGGCGTTAAAAACGCTGTCTCAAGACGAAATAAAAGAATTCTCAAAGGAAATTTTATCCGCCAAAATTGCCGGCCTTTTGCCGGCCGATAATATTTTATTGGCGCCGATTGAAAAAATAAAAACAGGATTAAAATCAAAATTTTTAAGGATAAAAGAAATAGAAGTAAGCCGCCGCTGGCCGGATATTTTAAAAATAGATATTCTGGAACGTTCCACTTGGGCTGTTTATTGCCAAAAAGGCGAAAAAAACGGCTGTTATTTGAGCGATAATCAAGGATTGCTGTTCGCTTCGGCTCCGGAATTTGAAGGAAATCTTTTGCTAAAATTATATGATGAGAGACCATCGGCCGGTCAATTTTCCCTCGGCGATTTCATTTTGAATCAAAAAAATTTTACTTTAATATCCGAATTTGAAAATGAATTGGAAAAAGCCGGAAAACATATTTCCAAAATAATTTTCAAAGACGATCAGGAGGAATTTTATGTGGGAAGTTGGAAAATAACGCTGGATTTTGAAATTAACAAGGAAACAGCGATAAAAAATTTATTTCTGGCTTTAACGGAAATTGGCGGCTTTGAAAATAAGCTTGATTACATAGATCTTAGATTTGGCGACAAAATATTTTATAAATTCAAATAG
- the rpmA gene encoding 50S ribosomal protein L27: MAHKKSGGSAKNLRDSQPKYLGIKLSDGQKARRGSIIVRQRGTRILAGRNTRLSRDHTIHASADGVIKFRKISKTKFDGSKRKTKIVDVIIGSVKS; encoded by the coding sequence ATGGCTCATAAAAAATCGGGCGGTTCGGCTAAAAATTTAAGAGATTCCCAGCCTAAATATCTAGGCATAAAACTCTCCGACGGACAAAAAGCGCGCAGAGGTTCTATTATTGTGCGCCAGCGAGGAACGCGCATTCTCGCCGGCCGGAACACGCGTCTTAGCCGCGATCACACTATTCATGCGTCGGCGGACGGCGTGATCAAGTTTCGTAAAATTTCAAAAACTAAATTTGACGGTTCTAAAAGAAAAACTAAAATAGTTGATGTTATTATCGGTTCAGTTAAAAGCTAA
- a CDS encoding PD-(D/E)XK nuclease family protein: protein MRTSYSALDTYKTCPLKYKYQQIDKIKAPKSKEAIFGAIIHHALKFMFKRDPLYPALNEVINFFSEKWQEQKKEKIEWSEKEQDTYYNDGLDLLKKFYAKNQPWNFNVVDLESRFETPLENHILTGIIDRIDKLNEDTYEIIDYKTARRMPSQETLDRNLQMSIYHLGLIRRWPHLENRKIKLSLYFLKHGEKISTIRDEQSLQKTKHSVLSIIKEIEKRSKNNDFSPTPGPLCDWCGYKPICPVWKHLYKKTEIEPDEAKIQETLKEYFNLKENAFKNANRIKEIQAVLSDYMRQKNMLRLFGGEGYVSKTIKTGVKYDLEKIREILEPLGKWSEILKADEKKLESLLPALPDDIRQKIKAASTIKTSEILIVSRKKITANN from the coding sequence ATGCGCACTTCTTATTCCGCTTTAGATACTTATAAAACTTGCCCGCTTAAATATAAATACCAGCAAATAGACAAAATTAAAGCTCCTAAAAGTAAAGAAGCGATTTTTGGCGCGATTATTCATCACGCCCTTAAATTTATGTTTAAAAGAGACCCTCTCTACCCTGCTTTGAATGAAGTTATTAATTTTTTCAGCGAAAAATGGCAAGAACAAAAAAAAGAAAAAATTGAATGGTCGGAAAAAGAACAGGATACTTATTATAATGACGGTTTGGATTTGCTTAAAAAATTTTACGCCAAAAATCAGCCTTGGAATTTTAATGTTGTGGATCTGGAATCCCGCTTCGAAACACCGCTGGAAAATCATATTTTAACCGGTATTATAGACAGAATTGACAAACTAAACGAAGATACCTACGAAATTATTGATTATAAGACGGCGCGCCGAATGCCTTCGCAGGAAACGCTTGACCGCAATCTTCAGATGTCTATTTATCATCTGGGGCTTATCCGCCGCTGGCCGCATCTTGAAAACAGGAAAATTAAATTAAGCCTTTATTTTCTGAAACACGGAGAAAAAATATCCACGATTCGCGATGAACAATCTCTCCAAAAAACAAAACATTCCGTTTTGAGTATTATTAAAGAAATAGAAAAACGAAGCAAAAACAACGATTTTTCTCCCACTCCCGGCCCTCTTTGCGATTGGTGCGGCTATAAGCCGATTTGCCCGGTTTGGAAGCACCTTTACAAAAAAACAGAAATCGAACCTGATGAGGCAAAAATTCAGGAAACATTAAAAGAATATTTTAATCTTAAAGAAAACGCTTTTAAAAATGCCAACCGAATAAAAGAAATTCAGGCCGTTCTTTCCGATTATATGCGCCAAAAAAATATGCTTCGCCTTTTTGGCGGCGAAGGTTATGTCAGCAAGACAATCAAAACCGGCGTCAAATACGATTTGGAAAAAATCCGGGAAATTTTGGAGCCGCTTGGCAAATGGTCGGAAATCTTAAAAGCCGACGAAAAAAAACTTGAATCCCTTCTCCCTGCTCTGCCGGATGATATCCGCCAAAAAATCAAAGCCGCATCAACAATAAAGACTTCCGAAATCCTCATCGTTTCCCGTAAAAAAATCACCGCCAATAATTAA
- a CDS encoding amidohydrolase family protein translates to MAHYDILIKNGMVIDGKRGRIRREDVGINNDKIKFIGDLAGESSAELEIDANGKYVAPGFIDLTNHSDAHWRIFSSSGQESMLYQGVTTILGGNCGISLAPLISGKDIEGLEKWVNVSEININWQTMDEFLEEMEKQKLGVNFATLVGHGTLRHGIVKDNSPVSAAEINQMRLLLDRSIKAGAFGFSTSLGAIYEKSASPEEVIELLKVAAEHNAFSKHHLRNEGMNILPSVSEIISFARESGANCQISHLKAVGRRGGEHVQDVLNLISQAREEGLKITADVFPYTSTGSDLFMLLPAWVLEEGKDAILEQIRDQEKRKSLILSLKELTLHFERIIIASVARGALAVAGKTLLEIAEDAGKAPEEVMLDLLDINELRVSIFNEIIKKEDIEKFIIQEYAMVASDGAGYALADASKKDLPHPRSFGAFPKVFADFVKEKKLFGWEDAVYKMSGFPALVLGLKDRGILEKGAMADVTIFNPENIQDQATYKNPFQLAKGMEWVIVNGRPIIENGVFTGALNGKILKKF, encoded by the coding sequence ATGGCTCATTATGATATTTTAATCAAAAACGGAATGGTGATTGACGGAAAGCGCGGCCGGATAAGGCGGGAAGATGTCGGCATTAACAACGATAAAATAAAATTTATCGGAGATTTAGCCGGCGAATCTTCAGCGGAATTGGAAATTGACGCGAACGGAAAATACGTGGCGCCCGGCTTCATTGATCTGACTAATCATTCCGACGCTCATTGGCGGATATTTTCAAGTTCCGGACAGGAAAGCATGCTTTATCAGGGGGTGACGACGATTTTAGGCGGCAATTGCGGCATTTCTTTAGCGCCGTTGATCAGCGGCAAGGATATAGAAGGATTGGAAAAATGGGTAAATGTTTCCGAAATAAACATTAACTGGCAAACAATGGATGAATTTCTGGAAGAAATGGAAAAGCAGAAATTAGGAGTGAATTTTGCCACTTTAGTCGGGCACGGCACGCTTCGCCACGGCATAGTCAAAGATAACAGTCCGGTCAGCGCGGCGGAAATTAATCAGATGCGGCTTCTCTTGGATCGTTCCATTAAAGCCGGCGCTTTTGGATTTTCCACCAGTTTAGGGGCAATTTATGAAAAATCAGCTTCTCCGGAAGAGGTTATTGAACTTTTAAAAGTGGCGGCTGAACATAATGCTTTTTCAAAACATCATTTAAGGAATGAAGGAATGAATATCTTGCCATCTGTTTCGGAAATCATCAGTTTTGCCAGAGAAAGCGGAGCAAATTGCCAGATTTCCCATTTAAAAGCGGTGGGCCGCCGCGGCGGAGAACACGTTCAAGATGTTTTAAATTTAATTAGCCAAGCGAGAGAAGAGGGATTAAAAATAACCGCCGATGTTTTTCCTTATACCAGCACGGGCTCCGATCTTTTCATGCTTTTACCGGCTTGGGTTTTGGAAGAAGGTAAAGATGCGATTTTGGAACAAATCCGCGATCAGGAAAAAAGAAAATCCTTAATTCTTTCTTTAAAAGAATTAACTTTGCATTTTGAACGGATTATTATCGCTTCCGTGGCACGCGGAGCTTTAGCCGTTGCGGGAAAAACGCTTTTGGAAATCGCCGAAGACGCGGGCAAAGCGCCGGAAGAAGTGATGCTTGATCTTTTGGATATCAACGAACTTCGCGTGAGTATTTTTAATGAAATAATAAAAAAAGAAGATATTGAAAAATTTATTATTCAAGAATACGCGATGGTTGCTTCGGACGGCGCGGGTTACGCGTTAGCGGATGCTTCAAAAAAAGATTTGCCTCATCCGCGTTCTTTTGGCGCTTTCCCTAAAGTTTTTGCTGATTTTGTCAAAGAAAAAAAATTATTCGGTTGGGAAGACGCGGTTTATAAAATGAGCGGTTTTCCGGCTTTGGTTTTAGGATTAAAAGATAGAGGAATTTTGGAAAAAGGAGCGATGGCCGACGTAACGATTTTTAATCCGGAAAACATCCAAGATCAAGCGACTTATAAAAATCCTTTTCAGCTCGCGAAAGGAATGGAATGGGTGATCGTTAACGGCCGCCCGATCATAGAAAATGGCGTTTTTACGGGTGCGCTGAACGGAAAAATTCTTAAAAAATTTTAA
- a CDS encoding S41 family peptidase encodes MVQTTFNKIFLKNKKTVLGAVFFLSGVLIFLSGAYFGYNQRPAMEKILSVVNKDSKINSQAAAKINFEPFWKTWNAIEEKYVSNDGLSGQEMVWGAIEGMTKSLKDPYTVFFPPKEKEMFESQIRGDFEGVGMEIGIRNNILTVISPLKGTPAHRAGIKTGDMILKVDEKPTMDMTIDEAVRLIRGQKGTKVILIILRKGEEKTREISVIRDRIEIPAIETNGISRENSGKKYAAAEKEIFIIRLFNFNENALAAFRGALREMALSGKNKLILDLRSNPGGYLEVAVDIASWWLPMGKIVAKEKFSDGRETLYRSKGYGALRDIPTVILLNEGSASASEILAGALNEHGKATLVGEKTFGKGSVQEIVPITKETFLKVTIARWLTPNGRSISEKGLEPDVTVAITAEDEAANRDPQMEKAIELLTQTQG; translated from the coding sequence ATGGTTCAAACAACTTTTAATAAAATTTTTCTTAAAAATAAAAAAACGGTTTTAGGGGCGGTGTTTTTTTTATCAGGGGTTTTAATTTTTTTAAGCGGCGCTTATTTCGGCTATAATCAAAGGCCGGCGATGGAAAAAATATTATCGGTCGTAAATAAAGATTCTAAAATCAATTCCCAAGCCGCGGCTAAAATAAATTTTGAACCGTTTTGGAAAACTTGGAACGCGATTGAAGAAAAATATGTTTCAAACGACGGGCTTTCCGGACAAGAAATGGTCTGGGGCGCGATTGAAGGGATGACAAAATCGCTGAAAGATCCTTACACGGTTTTTTTTCCGCCGAAAGAAAAGGAAATGTTTGAAAGCCAGATTCGGGGGGATTTTGAAGGAGTGGGGATGGAAATAGGGATTAGAAACAACATTTTAACGGTTATTTCGCCTTTAAAAGGAACGCCGGCGCATCGGGCGGGAATAAAAACAGGAGATATGATTTTAAAAGTGGATGAAAAGCCGACGATGGATATGACCATTGATGAAGCGGTTCGCTTGATCCGAGGCCAGAAAGGCACGAAAGTAATTTTGATTATTCTTAGAAAAGGGGAAGAAAAAACTCGGGAAATAAGCGTTATCAGGGACCGCATAGAAATTCCGGCGATTGAAACAAACGGGATTTCGCGGGAAAACAGCGGAAAAAAATACGCGGCCGCGGAAAAAGAAATTTTTATCATCCGTCTTTTTAATTTCAACGAAAACGCGCTGGCCGCTTTCCGCGGCGCGTTGAGAGAAATGGCGCTTTCCGGAAAAAATAAACTGATTTTAGATCTTCGTTCCAATCCGGGCGGTTATCTGGAAGTGGCGGTAGACATCGCCAGCTGGTGGCTGCCAATGGGAAAGATAGTGGCTAAAGAAAAATTCAGCGACGGCCGGGAAACGCTTTATCGAAGCAAAGGATATGGCGCGCTCCGGGATATTCCCACGGTGATTCTTTTAAACGAAGGTTCGGCTTCGGCTTCGGAAATTTTGGCTGGCGCTTTAAACGAACACGGCAAAGCCACGCTGGTGGGAGAAAAAACTTTCGGCAAAGGTTCGGTTCAAGAAATCGTTCCTATTACTAAAGAGACATTTTTAAAAGTTACCATCGCGCGCTGGCTGACTCCAAATGGCCGTTCAATTTCTGAAAAAGGGCTGGAGCCGGATGTGACCGTGGCGATAACGGCTGAAGACGAAGCCGCGAACCGCGATCCGCAAATGGAAAAAGCAATTGAATTATTAACACAAACCCAAGGGTAA
- a CDS encoding cell division protein FtsW: MPFLKTYDKPFAIIFTALVLFGLLALASASLGQAAKEGISFYNYLSRQIILGLGLGGILFFLGLRLPYKLWRRLALIVFLTGLGLMFLVYVPYLGFSHGGARRWLNFGYFFLQPVEFLKFGFIVYLSSWMASRKEQLSSFEFGLAPFFVFLGLIGILLFSQPDMGSFGIIGLTALVLFFIGGAKKSHLAAIIILGLIAAALLVAFEPYRLSRFMTFIKPDDDLRGAGWQLRQSLIAIGSGNVFGKGLGRGIQKFDYLPEAAGDSIFAVIAEEFGFLGGFFLIAAFLFFLWRGLFIAKNAPDVFGRLLAAGFVILVILQSFIHIGGLVGIFPLTGLPLVFISQGGSSLAVSFLMVGVILNISKYS; the protein is encoded by the coding sequence ATGCCGTTTTTAAAAACTTATGACAAACCGTTTGCGATAATTTTTACGGCTTTGGTTCTTTTCGGCCTTTTGGCTTTAGCTTCGGCTTCTCTCGGCCAAGCCGCTAAAGAAGGAATTTCTTTTTATAATTATCTTTCGCGCCAAATTATTCTCGGTTTAGGGTTAGGCGGTATTCTGTTTTTTCTGGGTTTGCGCTTGCCTTATAAACTTTGGCGTCGGTTGGCGCTGATCGTTTTTTTAACGGGATTAGGACTAATGTTTTTGGTTTACGTGCCGTATCTTGGATTCAGCCACGGGGGAGCCCGGCGCTGGCTTAATTTTGGATATTTTTTTCTTCAGCCGGTGGAATTTTTAAAATTCGGCTTTATCGTTTATTTATCTTCATGGATGGCTTCTCGAAAGGAGCAATTATCTTCTTTTGAATTTGGTTTAGCGCCTTTTTTCGTATTTTTAGGGTTGATCGGCATTTTGCTTTTTTCCCAGCCGGATATGGGCAGTTTTGGCATAATCGGGCTTACGGCCTTAGTTTTATTTTTCATCGGCGGCGCAAAAAAATCTCATTTAGCGGCGATAATTATTTTAGGTTTAATCGCCGCCGCCTTACTGGTGGCATTCGAACCTTACCGCCTTTCTCGATTTATGACTTTTATTAAGCCGGATGACGATTTAAGAGGGGCGGGCTGGCAACTCCGTCAATCTTTGATTGCCATCGGTTCGGGAAATGTTTTTGGAAAAGGCCTGGGCCGGGGTATCCAGAAATTTGATTATTTGCCGGAGGCGGCGGGAGATTCAATTTTTGCGGTTATCGCGGAAGAATTCGGTTTTTTAGGCGGATTTTTTTTAATCGCGGCATTTTTGTTTTTTCTCTGGCGGGGACTTTTTATCGCTAAAAACGCGCCGGATGTTTTTGGTAGACTTTTAGCCGCCGGTTTTGTTATACTTGTGATATTGCAAAGTTTTATCCATATCGGAGGATTGGTCGGAATTTTTCCTTTAACCGGCCTGCCTTTGGTTTTTATAAGCCAAGGAGGCTCATCGCTCGCTGTTTCATTTTTGATGGTGGGAGTAATTTTGAATATTTCAAAATATAGTTAA
- a CDS encoding peptidoglycan DD-metalloendopeptidase family protein → MLSKKSRINPVRKLFFKSTRIRSVFECLQSKLSNGIKLAISILSVFGFLFFINHNVDNVFASKIDELKTQIGERSREIERIDEEIAKYESELATIEEKSRTLQTQISKINLSLSKTKADIKRAESAMNKTQLEIEETLLEISAKEEEMENNKKNLAETLREVDKTESESLVEIFLKNEKMSDFFGNLKYMEDLETSIGNKLASLREIKNLLEEKKKEYLGEKLRLAELKDELNDRKAIEETARLEKKNILTVSRNKETEFQKILEEKRNQKEQFEKELMELESSLRITIDPESIPAARAGILKWPFSEEYMKQCRSYGDLLKNIFCLTQYFGNTKFAQTGAYGGQGHNGVDFKAAIGTKIYAALGGIVKGVGDTDTIPKCYSYGKWVLIEHPNGLSSLYAHLSLTKASLGQEINTGDLIGYSGNSGYSTGPHLHFTVYATQGVEIKRLGDIKKITKCAEARIPIAPLEAYLDPLNYL, encoded by the coding sequence ATGCTGTCGAAAAAATCCAGAATTAATCCCGTTAGAAAGTTGTTTTTTAAATCTACAAGAATAAGATCTGTTTTTGAGTGTTTGCAAAGCAAGCTTTCTAACGGGATTAAATTGGCAATAAGTATTTTGTCGGTGTTTGGCTTTTTATTTTTTATCAATCATAATGTTGATAATGTTTTCGCGTCAAAAATAGACGAACTTAAAACGCAAATTGGCGAACGTTCCCGGGAAATTGAAAGAATAGACGAAGAAATCGCAAAATACGAATCCGAGCTCGCAACGATTGAAGAAAAATCGCGCACTCTTCAGACTCAAATATCAAAAATTAATCTTTCTTTATCAAAAACAAAAGCGGATATAAAACGGGCTGAATCCGCGATGAATAAAACTCAACTGGAAATAGAGGAAACTCTTCTGGAGATCAGCGCTAAAGAGGAGGAAATGGAAAATAACAAAAAAAATTTAGCCGAAACTTTAAGGGAAGTGGATAAAACAGAATCCGAATCATTAGTGGAAATTTTCCTTAAAAATGAGAAAATGTCGGATTTTTTCGGAAACTTAAAATATATGGAAGATTTGGAAACAAGTATCGGCAATAAGCTCGCGTCTCTCCGTGAAATAAAGAATCTTTTGGAAGAAAAAAAGAAAGAATATCTGGGCGAAAAACTCCGTTTAGCGGAATTAAAGGATGAATTAAACGATCGAAAAGCCATTGAAGAAACGGCGCGGCTTGAAAAGAAAAACATTTTAACCGTGAGTAGAAATAAAGAAACTGAATTTCAAAAAATTTTGGAAGAAAAAAGAAACCAAAAAGAACAGTTTGAAAAAGAATTAATGGAACTTGAATCTTCTCTTCGCATCACTATTGATCCGGAAAGCATTCCAGCGGCGCGCGCCGGAATTTTGAAATGGCCTTTTAGCGAAGAATATATGAAGCAATGCCGCTCTTACGGCGATTTGCTTAAAAATATTTTTTGTCTTACTCAATATTTCGGCAATACGAAATTTGCCCAAACCGGAGCTTACGGCGGCCAGGGCCATAATGGCGTTGATTTTAAAGCGGCGATTGGCACAAAAATTTACGCGGCTCTTGGCGGAATCGTAAAAGGAGTCGGGGACACGGATACTATTCCTAAATGTTATTCTTACGGAAAATGGGTTTTAATTGAACATCCAAACGGCCTTTCTTCGCTTTATGCCCATCTTTCGCTGACAAAAGCATCATTGGGACAGGAAATAAACACGGGAGATTTAATCGGCTATTCAGGAAATTCCGGCTATTCAACGGGGCCGCATCTGCATTTTACGGTTTACGCCACCCAGGGAGTGGAAATAAAACGTTTAGGGGATATTAAAAAGATTACTAAATGCGCGGAAGCGCGCATTCCAATCGCGCCGCTTGAAGCTTATCTTGATCCGTTGAATTATTTGTAA
- a CDS encoding glutamate--tRNA ligase yields MPNKIIKTRIAPSPTGFLHIGTARTALFSWAFARQNKGKFILRVEDTDLERSDPRFEKDIIDGLKWLEIDWDGKIYRQSERLDIYKKYLTRLLKDGKAFWCRHSEEELAEERATQMKKNEISRHFCEFRENFPQNQNQTKSNFGIIRFKNNAKEDIKFNDLIRGEIVFSPEILGDFSLAKNLSAPLYNFAVVVDDFEMEISHIIRGEDHISNTPKQILIQRALGFPLPQYAHLPLILNKDRAKLSKRDGAISINEYQKEGYLPETMFNFIALLGWHPKDDREIFSREYLLKEFSFSRVQKGGAVFNLEKLNWMNKIYFKSLAIGKAADRALNFLPEEWQKICVKNKKFWRAIVKLEKERIVKFSELAEKIDYFFKEPVYSKEILRWKEKQNYEDIVRHLTYILKLFEKMPILAFSKEKAEKIIMPYAEKEGKGEVLWPFRVALCGKKYSPGPFEIAAVLGKKEVLKRLKNAVEKIQN; encoded by the coding sequence ATGCCCAATAAAATAATTAAAACCCGCATCGCTCCATCACCCACCGGATTTTTGCATATCGGTACGGCTCGCACCGCGCTTTTTTCCTGGGCGTTTGCCCGCCAAAATAAAGGAAAATTTATTTTACGCGTTGAAGATACGGATTTGGAACGGTCTGATCCGCGTTTTGAAAAAGACATTATTGACGGTTTGAAATGGCTTGAAATTGACTGGGACGGCAAAATATACCGCCAATCCGAACGGCTGGATATTTATAAAAAATATCTCACCCGTCTTTTAAAAGACGGTAAAGCTTTTTGGTGCCGCCACAGTGAAGAAGAATTAGCCGAAGAGCGGGCTACGCAGATGAAAAAAAATGAAATATCGCGGCATTTTTGCGAATTCAGGGAAAATTTTCCTCAAAATCAAAATCAAACAAAATCCAATTTTGGCATAATTCGCTTTAAAAATAATGCCAAAGAAGACATAAAATTTAACGATCTTATCCGCGGTGAAATCGTTTTTTCTCCGGAAATTTTAGGAGATTTTTCTTTAGCCAAAAATTTATCCGCTCCTCTTTATAATTTTGCGGTGGTGGTTGACGATTTTGAAATGGAAATTTCGCATATTATCAGGGGAGAAGACCATATTTCAAACACGCCTAAACAAATTCTAATTCAAAGAGCTCTTGGTTTTCCTTTGCCTCAATACGCCCATTTGCCTCTTATTTTAAACAAAGATCGGGCCAAACTTTCCAAAAGAGACGGCGCGATTTCAATAAACGAATACCAAAAAGAAGGCTATTTGCCGGAAACGATGTTTAATTTTATCGCTCTTTTGGGCTGGCATCCGAAAGACGACCGGGAAATTTTTTCCCGCGAATATCTTCTGAAAGAATTTTCTTTCAGCCGCGTGCAGAAAGGGGGAGCGGTTTTTAACCTTGAAAAATTAAATTGGATGAATAAAATTTATTTTAAATCGCTGGCAATCGGGAAAGCGGCGGATCGCGCTTTAAATTTTTTGCCGGAAGAATGGCAAAAAATTTGCGTTAAAAACAAAAAATTCTGGCGCGCCATCGTTAAACTTGAAAAAGAAAGAATTGTGAAATTTTCAGAATTGGCGGAAAAAATTGATTATTTTTTTAAAGAGCCGGTTTATTCAAAAGAAATTTTACGTTGGAAAGAAAAGCAGAATTATGAAGATATTGTGCGACATTTAACTTATATTTTGAAATTGTTTGAGAAAATGCCGATTTTAGCTTTTTCTAAAGAAAAAGCGGAAAAAATCATAATGCCTTACGCTGAAAAAGAAGGGAAAGGGGAAGTTTTATGGCCTTTTCGGGTTGCGCTTTGCGGAAAAAAATATTCTCCCGGGCCTTTTGAAATCGCGGCGGTTCTTGGAAAAAAAGAAGTTTTAAAACGGCTTAAAAATGCTGTCGAAAAAATCCAGAATTAA
- the murG gene encoding undecaprenyldiphospho-muramoylpentapeptide beta-N-acetylglucosaminyltransferase, translating into MKILMAGGGTGGHFYPIVAVARALRELAEKERIARLDLILMSDFPYDESILKQEEIIFEKSPAGKLRRYFSFKNFSDIFKTFFGILRTLGKMFLNMPDAVFAKGGYASFPALVAARIFRIPVLLHESDAVPGLVNRWAGKFAEKIAISFQESAPYFPEEKTALLGNPIRKRVISGNADEARRVFDLEKNIKTVLILGGSQGSQKINDTVLTILPSLVENYNVVHQCGKLNYKETSQRAQVILKDYPFAKRYHSVPFLIESDLGNISKITDLVVSRAGAGAIFEIAAWGLPSILIPLDNSAADHQRKNAYIYVKKGAAAIIEEKNLKPHIFLSEIEKFLHNEEKMEEMKRAARNFAKIDAAEKIARELMNMALKHAQ; encoded by the coding sequence ATGAAGATATTAATGGCCGGAGGGGGAACGGGCGGACATTTTTATCCTATTGTGGCCGTGGCCCGCGCTTTGCGCGAATTAGCGGAAAAAGAACGGATTGCGCGCCTTGATTTGATTTTAATGTCAGATTTCCCTTACGACGAAAGTATTTTAAAACAAGAAGAGATTATTTTTGAAAAATCTCCCGCCGGAAAATTGCGGCGTTATTTTTCTTTTAAAAATTTCAGCGATATTTTTAAAACTTTTTTCGGCATTTTGCGCACTTTGGGAAAAATGTTTTTAAATATGCCGGACGCGGTTTTCGCCAAAGGAGGATACGCCAGTTTTCCCGCTTTAGTCGCGGCAAGAATTTTCAGAATTCCAGTGCTTTTACATGAATCAGACGCGGTTCCCGGCTTGGTTAATCGCTGGGCGGGTAAATTTGCCGAAAAAATTGCCATATCTTTTCAGGAGAGCGCGCCGTATTTTCCCGAAGAAAAGACCGCTCTTCTGGGAAATCCGATAAGAAAAAGGGTGATTAGCGGAAACGCGGATGAAGCGCGCCGCGTTTTTGATCTGGAAAAAAACATTAAAACGGTTTTAATTCTCGGCGGTTCGCAGGGTTCTCAAAAAATAAACGATACGGTTTTAACGATTCTTCCTTCTCTAGTTGAAAATTACAATGTCGTTCATCAATGCGGAAAATTAAATTATAAAGAAACCAGCCAGAGAGCGCAGGTTATTTTAAAAGATTATCCTTTCGCTAAACGGTATCATTCCGTGCCTTTTTTAATTGAAAGCGATTTAGGCAATATCTCAAAAATAACGGATTTGGTAGTTTCCCGGGCCGGCGCCGGCGCCATTTTTGAAATTGCCGCTTGGGGACTGCCCAGCATTTTAATTCCTTTGGATAATTCTGCCGCCGACCATCAGAGAAAAAATGCCTATATTTACGTAAAAAAAGGAGCTGCCGCGATTATTGAGGAGAAAAATTTAAAACCGCACATTTTTTTATCTGAAATAGAAAAATTTCTGCATAATGAAGAAAAAATGGAAGAAATGAAGAGAGCGGCCCGGAATTTTGCCAAAATTGACGCGGCTGAAAAAATCGCCCGGGAATTGATGAATATGGCGTTAAAACATGCCCAATAA
- the rplI gene encoding 50S ribosomal protein L9 — protein sequence MKVILLQDIPKIGRKGDIKEISDGYARNFLLPKNLANFATPEIVKNAQIAKSKEEIKQKKQKQSVKTVLEKIKGQKIIIEEKADKGGRLFASINKNRIKKELAAKFGQIEEEDFKFDAPIKQIGEYKISVEKEGLKAEFILIINSLKTD from the coding sequence ATGAAAGTCATTTTGCTTCAAGATATTCCTAAAATCGGCCGGAAAGGCGACATTAAAGAAATCAGCGATGGTTACGCGCGAAATTTTCTTTTGCCTAAAAATTTGGCGAATTTTGCGACGCCGGAAATCGTAAAAAACGCTCAAATCGCGAAATCAAAAGAAGAAATTAAACAGAAAAAACAAAAACAATCCGTCAAAACGGTTCTTGAAAAAATAAAAGGCCAAAAAATAATTATTGAAGAAAAAGCCGATAAAGGAGGCCGGCTTTTCGCCAGTATCAATAAAAATAGGATTAAAAAAGAATTAGCCGCTAAATTCGGACAAATTGAAGAAGAAGATTTTAAATTTGACGCGCCGATCAAACAAATAGGGGAATATAAAATATCCGTTGAAAAAGAAGGATTAAAAGCAGAATTTATTTTAATTATTAACTCTCTGAAAACTGATTAG